TTATTAATATTACCTGAAACAAAGATTATGGAGATGTACTTAAAAAATGAATATAAACCTTTATCGCTTGATGAAACTATTAATATGGGTGCAAAAGCTCTTAAAATTCTTTACAAGAATAATATTCCATGCATTCGATTTGGTTTGCCTGAAAACAATGAATATAAAGGCACATCCATAATTGGCCCCTATCATCCATCGCTGAAACATATGATTGACTCAAAACTTGCTTATGCTACGATGTATCGCAAGATAGTGAAAAAAAATATTAAAGGCAAAATGATAGCTTTTTCAGTGCCTGAAAGGGAAATGTCTGCTTTCATTGGAATAAAAAAAGAAAATATAAGAAAAATCAAAGAAGTCTTTAATTTGGATTGCCAAATCTTTCCGCAGCATTAAAAGGATATATTTAATAATGAAAAAATTCAAAGAGGGCTTTATACAAGTTTATACAGGCAGTGGAAAAGGAAAAACAACCGCAGCTTTAGGATTAGCACTAAGAGCAGCAGGCCATGGTTTTAAAAGTATGATTATCCAATTTATGAAGGGAGATAAAAATTATGGTGAAATAATTGCACATCATCATCTATCACCATATATAACTATCAGACAGTTTGGGCTATGCACTTTTGTCGACAAAAACAATCCATCAGCCGAAGATTTGAAACTTGCTTCAGAAGGTATTGGCTTTGCAAGAAAAATTTCAAAAGGAAATGAATTTGACATATTAGTACTTGATGAAATAAACTGTGCCGTTGATTTTGGACTTGTAAAGGAAGAAGAGCTCTTAGATATTATGGAAAACAAAAATCCTCATATGGAGCTCATCTTGACGGGCAGGTATGCAAGTAGAAAAATAATTGAAAAAGCAGACCTTGTGACGGAGATGAAGGAAATCAAGCACTATTATCGGAATAAAAAAATAACATCCCGAGAAGGAATAGAATGGTAGAGGAGGAAAGAGAAGAATATGGATTATAAAGATACACTGAATTTGCCTCAAACGAAATTTCCTATGAAAGCAAATTTGGCTCAAAAAGAGCCAATTTATCTTGAGAGATGGGAAAAGACAGGTTTGTACCAAAAGATTAGAGAAAGATGCAAAGGAAAGGAAAAATTTATCCTTCATGACGGGCCTCCCTATGCTAATGGACATATCCATATGGGAACTGCGCTAAATAAAATTTTGAAAGACATAACAGTAAAATCGAAAACTATGGCAGGATTCGACGCTCCCTATGTGCCGGGATGGGACTGCCATGGTTTGCCCATTGAACATGAAGTCGATAAGCGGCTTGGAAGCAAAAAGAAAGAAATGACTATATCGGAAATCAGGAAGAAATGCTTGGAATACGCTCTGCGTTTTGTTGATATTCAGCGCAAGGAATTCAAAAGGCTTGGTGTATTGGGGAAATGGGAAGACCCTTATTTGACAGTAAATAAAAATTATGAAGCTACTATAATCGATGAACTTTCTCAATTTTTCTTATCAGGAAGCGCCTATAGAAGCAGAAAACCTATCTATTGGTGTGCTTCGTGTAAAACAGCTTTGGCAGAAGCTGAAGTTGAATATGATGACCATACATCGCTGTCCGTATATGTTAAATTTCCGATTCCGGCAGAAGAAGAAAAAATTTCCAAACTCCTAAATGGAAAAGAAGCATCGTGTCTAATATGGACTACTACACCTTGGACTCTCCCTGCAAATCTTGCAATAGCAGTGCATCCAGATTATGAATACAGTCTTATCGAACTCGATGAAAATGTCATACTATTGGCAAAGGAATTGATTCCGACACTGCTTCAGAAAATGAATAAAATTTCTTACAATACTTTGCACACTTGGAAAGGTAAAGAGCTTGAAGGCATAAAATGCAAACATCCTTTTTATGATCGTGAATCAGTCATCGTCTGCGGAGAACATGTAACTATGGAACAAGGAACTGGATGCGTCCACACGGCTCCCGGGCACGGTGCGGAAGACTATGATATGGGACTTAAATATGGGCTTGAAATTTACAGTCCAGTAAATGACGAAGGATGTTTCATCGATGAAATTCCGGAATTTTCAGGGATGAATGTTTTTGAAGCAAACCCATTGATCAGAAACAAACTTAAAGATATAGGGGCACTAATCTTCGAAGAAAAAATAACCCATTCATATCCACACTGTTGGAGATGTAAAAATCCCATCATTTTTAGAGCAACAGATCAATGGTTTATATCTATGGACAAAAACAATCTTAGGGAAAAGTCCCTTGCAGAAATAAAGAAGGTCAAGTGGATACCAAGTTGGGGAGAAAATCGCATTAAAGGAATGCTTGAACAAAGACCTGATTGGTGCATATCGAGACAGCGCTGTTGGGGAGTACCTATAACAGTGGTCTATTGCGAGAAATGCTCAACTCCTTTTTATAATAAAGAATTTTTGAAAAAGACAAGTAAACTTTTTTCTGAAAAAGGTGCTGATGCTTGGTTTGAACTTGAAACTGCAGAACTGATACCTCAAGGGACAAAGTGTTCTAATTGTGGCTGTGAAGAATTTAGGAAAGAAAACGATATTCTCGATGTCTGGTTTGAATCAGGTGTAAGTCATGAAGCAGTACTCAAGAGTTATAGCGAACTCTCCTGGCCTGCAGATTTGTATCTTGAAGGAAGCGACCAACATAGAGGATGGTTTAACT
This Candidatus Schekmanbacteria bacterium DNA region includes the following protein-coding sequences:
- a CDS encoding cob(I)yrinic acid a,c-diamide adenosyltransferase; the encoded protein is MKKFKEGFIQVYTGSGKGKTTAALGLALRAAGHGFKSMIIQFMKGDKNYGEIIAHHHLSPYITIRQFGLCTFVDKNNPSAEDLKLASEGIGFARKISKGNEFDILVLDEINCAVDFGLVKEEELLDIMENKNPHMELILTGRYASRKIIEKADLVTEMKEIKHYYRNKKITSREGIEW
- a CDS encoding isoleucine--tRNA ligase, producing the protein MDYKDTLNLPQTKFPMKANLAQKEPIYLERWEKTGLYQKIRERCKGKEKFILHDGPPYANGHIHMGTALNKILKDITVKSKTMAGFDAPYVPGWDCHGLPIEHEVDKRLGSKKKEMTISEIRKKCLEYALRFVDIQRKEFKRLGVLGKWEDPYLTVNKNYEATIIDELSQFFLSGSAYRSRKPIYWCASCKTALAEAEVEYDDHTSLSVYVKFPIPAEEEKISKLLNGKEASCLIWTTTPWTLPANLAIAVHPDYEYSLIELDENVILLAKELIPTLLQKMNKISYNTLHTWKGKELEGIKCKHPFYDRESVIVCGEHVTMEQGTGCVHTAPGHGAEDYDMGLKYGLEIYSPVNDEGCFIDEIPEFSGMNVFEANPLIRNKLKDIGALIFEEKITHSYPHCWRCKNPIIFRATDQWFISMDKNNLREKSLAEIKKVKWIPSWGENRIKGMLEQRPDWCISRQRCWGVPITVVYCEKCSTPFYNKEFLKKTSKLFSEKGADAWFELETAELIPQGTKCSNCGCEEFRKENDILDVWFESGVSHEAVLKSYSELSWPADLYLEGSDQHRGWFNSSLMVSISHREKAPYKSVLTHGYVVDGNGKKMSKSLGNVIAPDEIIKKHGAEILRLWASSVDYREDIRISEEIINRLSEAYRRIRNTCKYILGNLYDFNPIEDSVALEKMCEIDRWALSRLSALSKRLKKAYDDYDFHIFYHKFHNFCAVDMSAFYLDILKDRLYTSKADSLERRSAQTALFKIIDSLVRLMAPILSFTAEEVWDYLKEIDPTKEESVHLALFPDESEIKQDIELEERWEKIIKLRNEVTKVLEEARRQKIIGHSLDAEVSIYGKGENFNFFKNYENELSSVFIVSQVRFVEDEISGNGGECERSFEDIVIKATKAKGEKCERCWTISENTGENKNYPNTCPKCVSNLS